A genomic window from Terriglobia bacterium includes:
- a CDS encoding macro domain-containing protein, translating to MKKLAERIVIRRGDLTEMDADAIVNAANNDLWLGGGVAGAIRRKGGEEIQKECDAIGSIPVGGAAITGGGKLKARHVIHAASMELGGRATAEALRRCTAHSLRLASERGLKTIAFPAVGTGIAGFPIAECAEIMLREAAQHLAGNSAIETIYFVLFDEEARRVFERAWEKLRASDAGGAATA from the coding sequence ATGAAGAAGCTGGCAGAGCGCATTGTGATCCGCCGGGGCGACCTGACGGAGATGGACGCGGACGCGATCGTCAACGCCGCCAACAACGATCTGTGGCTGGGCGGCGGCGTGGCCGGGGCCATCAGGCGCAAGGGCGGCGAGGAGATTCAGAAGGAGTGCGACGCCATCGGCAGCATTCCCGTGGGTGGCGCGGCGATCACCGGCGGGGGCAAGCTGAAGGCGCGCCATGTCATCCACGCCGCCAGCATGGAGCTGGGCGGACGGGCCACCGCGGAAGCGCTGCGCCGCTGCACGGCGCATTCCCTGCGCCTGGCTTCCGAGCGTGGCCTCAAGACCATCGCCTTTCCCGCCGTCGGCACGGGGATTGCCGGCTTTCCCATCGCCGAGTGCGCGGAGATCATGCTGCGGGAAGCGGCGCAGCATCTCGCCGGCAACAGCGCCATCGAAACGATCTACTTTGTGCTCTTTGACGAAGAGGCCCGCCGCGTCTTCGAGCGCGCTTGGGAGAAGCTCCGGGCGAGCGACGCCGGGGGAGCCGCCACGGCGTGA
- the hcrA gene encoding 4-hydroxybenzoyl-CoA reductase subunit alpha, giving the protein MSTHSIIGKSIPLTDTPGKVTGLGLYANDIAVPGMLFGKILHSPHAHARIVRIDTSKAEALPEVKAVATGRDTARPYGVLPIGHDENALAFDRARYIGDNIAAVAATSEEAAERALELIEVEYEVLTPWTDALESMKAEKDWIHENRPHNIEKEYKHEFGNLEQGFAQAAFIREERYVAAEINHAAMEPHSTLAVWEPDGRITVHSSTQVPHYLHRTIADVLELPMSQVRVIKPMVGGGFGGKSEVIPLEVITPVLAKKARRPVKITYTREEVFYAHRGRPITIVDLKMGLTREGKISAVAAHVVQDGGAFGGYGPVTVLYSGALLGAIYDVQNLRFEGCRVLTNKPACGAMRGHGTVNVRFAFESMLDMLARDAQLDPAEVRRRNLLPAPCITVNGLRVTSYGLPECIEKAVERSGWREKNGKLPYGRGIGIACSHYVSGAANPIIRSNMPHTTVNMKIDRDAAVTVFTGASDIGQGSDTIQVQITAEVLGVRPERIKLVAADTELTPVDLGSYSSRVTFMAGNACLEAAKNMREQIFAAVAKKFGCAPDALEARHEQIFVKADPAQSMPFDEAVVRAIDFHGTLVARGSYAPPEESRGGKYKGAGVGPSPSYSYGAQTAEVSVDPETGEVTIHRVVAAHDCGKALNPVSVDGQVIGSVYMGLGQAMQEQMEWNEGRLMNPSLLDYRIPTTLETPPIESIIVESEDPEGPFGAKEAGEGSLAAAIPAVANAIYDAVGVRINTLPLSREKILAAIREKQKREQAAGGSKKTGGAA; this is encoded by the coding sequence ATGTCCACCCATTCGATTATCGGCAAATCGATTCCCCTGACCGATACCCCGGGGAAGGTGACGGGTCTCGGCCTCTACGCCAACGACATCGCCGTCCCGGGCATGCTCTTTGGAAAGATCCTGCATTCGCCGCACGCGCACGCGCGCATCGTGCGCATCGACACGTCCAAGGCGGAAGCCCTGCCGGAAGTGAAGGCGGTGGCCACGGGACGCGACACCGCGCGGCCCTACGGCGTGCTGCCTATCGGGCACGATGAAAACGCGCTGGCGTTCGACAGGGCGCGCTACATCGGGGACAACATCGCCGCCGTCGCCGCCACCAGCGAGGAAGCGGCGGAGCGCGCCCTCGAGCTGATCGAAGTGGAATACGAGGTGCTCACCCCGTGGACCGATGCTCTGGAGTCCATGAAGGCGGAGAAGGACTGGATTCACGAGAACCGCCCGCACAACATCGAGAAGGAGTACAAACACGAGTTCGGGAATCTGGAGCAGGGCTTCGCTCAGGCGGCCTTCATCCGCGAAGAACGCTACGTCGCCGCGGAGATCAACCACGCGGCGATGGAGCCGCACTCCACGCTGGCCGTCTGGGAGCCCGACGGGCGCATCACCGTGCACTCCTCGACGCAGGTGCCCCACTACCTGCACCGTACCATTGCCGACGTGCTGGAACTGCCGATGAGCCAGGTGCGCGTGATCAAGCCCATGGTCGGCGGCGGATTTGGCGGCAAGAGCGAAGTGATCCCGCTGGAGGTGATCACGCCGGTGCTGGCGAAGAAGGCCCGGCGCCCGGTGAAGATCACCTACACGCGCGAGGAGGTTTTCTACGCGCACCGCGGCCGGCCGATCACCATCGTGGACCTGAAGATGGGCCTGACGCGGGAAGGCAAGATATCCGCGGTGGCGGCGCACGTAGTGCAGGATGGCGGGGCGTTTGGCGGATACGGCCCGGTGACGGTGCTCTATTCCGGGGCGCTGCTCGGCGCCATCTACGACGTGCAGAATCTGCGCTTCGAGGGCTGCCGCGTGCTGACCAACAAGCCGGCCTGCGGGGCGATGCGCGGCCACGGCACGGTAAACGTGCGCTTCGCATTCGAGTCCATGCTGGATATGCTGGCGCGCGACGCGCAACTGGACCCGGCCGAAGTGCGGCGCAGAAATCTGTTGCCGGCGCCGTGCATCACCGTGAACGGGCTGCGCGTCACCAGTTACGGCCTTCCCGAATGCATCGAGAAAGCCGTGGAGCGCTCCGGCTGGCGCGAGAAGAACGGCAAGCTGCCTTATGGCCGCGGAATCGGCATCGCCTGCAGCCATTACGTCAGCGGCGCGGCCAACCCCATCATCCGCTCGAACATGCCGCACACCACGGTGAACATGAAGATCGACCGCGACGCGGCGGTGACGGTGTTCACGGGGGCGTCCGATATTGGGCAGGGGTCGGACACCATACAAGTGCAGATTACCGCGGAGGTGCTGGGCGTGCGGCCGGAACGCATCAAGCTGGTGGCCGCGGATACGGAGCTGACTCCGGTGGATCTGGGCAGCTACTCGAGCCGGGTCACGTTCATGGCCGGAAACGCCTGCTTGGAAGCGGCAAAAAACATGCGCGAGCAGATTTTCGCCGCGGTGGCGAAGAAATTCGGCTGCGCGCCGGACGCCCTGGAAGCGCGCCACGAGCAGATCTTCGTGAAGGCCGATCCGGCGCAGAGCATGCCCTTTGACGAAGCGGTGGTCCGGGCCATCGATTTCCACGGCACCCTGGTGGCGCGCGGCAGCTACGCGCCTCCGGAAGAGTCGCGCGGCGGAAAGTATAAAGGCGCGGGCGTCGGGCCGTCGCCGTCTTACAGTTACGGGGCGCAGACCGCGGAGGTCTCCGTGGACCCGGAGACCGGCGAGGTCACCATCCACCGGGTGGTCGCGGCGCACGATTGCGGCAAGGCGCTCAATCCCGTGTCGGTGGACGGGCAGGTCATCGGCTCGGTGTATATGGGGCTGGGCCAGGCGATGCAGGAGCAGATGGAGTGGAACGAGGGCCGGCTGATGAATCCCTCGCTGCTGGATTACCGCATCCCCACGACCCTCGAGACGCCGCCGATCGAATCCATCATCGTCGAGAGCGAGGACCCCGAAGGGCCCTTCGGCGCAAAAGAAGCGGGAGAAGGCTCGCTGGCGGCGGCGATCCCCGCGGTGGCCAACGCCATCTATGACGCGGTGGGCGTGCGCATCAACACGCTCCCGCTTTCCCGGGAAAAAATTCTCGCAGCCATCCGCGAGAAGCAGAAACGCGAGCAGGCAGCGGGCGGCTCGAAGAAGACCGGAGGTGCGGCATGA
- a CDS encoding amidohydrolase family protein codes for MQPVIDIHIHIQPLHMFRPQALAMIKRGRKDYADVERYSADPRLFLKFLDGLGIERAGLINYVSPEIMGFTPEVNDWIVNYCAAAPDRLLAFGSVLPRTVADAGAEVDRLVKLGIRALKLHPSHQVITPNSYRDGCAALAAVYERAQANGLPLMIHTGTSIFPGARNVHAQPILCDDVCIDFPNLTVILAHGGRPLWMEEAFFLVRRHKNMHMDISGIPPQKLLEYFPRIAEIADKVLWGTDWPGPGVPEIQGNMEKFRALPIREDAKRKILYDNAARMFPR; via the coding sequence GTGCAGCCGGTCATCGATATTCACATCCACATTCAGCCGCTGCACATGTTCCGGCCCCAGGCGCTGGCGATGATCAAGCGCGGGAGAAAGGATTATGCGGACGTCGAGCGTTACTCTGCCGACCCCAGGCTATTCCTGAAATTTCTCGACGGGCTGGGAATCGAGCGCGCCGGTCTCATCAATTATGTCAGCCCGGAGATCATGGGTTTCACGCCGGAGGTAAACGATTGGATCGTGAACTATTGTGCAGCGGCTCCGGACCGTTTGCTGGCGTTCGGGTCGGTGCTTCCGCGAACGGTGGCGGATGCGGGTGCGGAGGTGGATCGCCTCGTGAAACTGGGGATCCGCGCGCTGAAGCTGCATCCTTCCCACCAGGTGATCACGCCGAATTCCTACCGCGACGGCTGCGCAGCGCTCGCGGCGGTCTACGAGCGGGCGCAGGCCAATGGCCTGCCGCTCATGATCCACACCGGAACCTCCATTTTCCCCGGTGCCCGCAACGTGCACGCCCAGCCCATCCTCTGCGACGATGTATGCATCGATTTCCCGAATCTCACGGTCATCCTGGCGCACGGCGGGCGGCCCCTCTGGATGGAGGAAGCATTTTTTCTGGTGCGGCGGCACAAGAACATGCACATGGACATTTCCGGCATCCCGCCCCAGAAGCTCCTGGAATACTTTCCACGCATCGCGGAGATCGCGGACAAGGTGCTGTGGGGGACCGACTGGCCCGGCCCGGGCGTCCCGGAGATCCAGGGCAACATGGAAAAGTTTCGTGCGCTTCCCATCCGCGAGGACGCCAAGCGCAAGATTCTCTACGACAACGCAGCGCGGATGTTCCCGCGCTGA
- a CDS encoding enoyl-CoA hydratase/isomerase family protein: protein MSEMIQVQMDGRTARVTLNRPPLNVLDIAMMRELDAALARVATECDLLVLQGAGPKGFSAGAEVADHVPERVGEMLGAFHGVFRRLARVECVTIAAVSGLCLGGGMELATFCDFVVATEAAKFGQPEIKLACYPPVAMVTFPQLCGMRAAMDLIFTGRTVDGREAHRMGLVTRLAPEGELAASVEKLLDELRGLSGTVLRLTRKTLWRLHADVFEKQLDEAERIYLDDLMQTKDAPEGIRAFLEKRPPVWQGR from the coding sequence ATGAGCGAAATGATTCAGGTGCAGATGGACGGGCGGACGGCGCGTGTGACGCTGAACCGTCCGCCGCTCAACGTGCTGGACATCGCCATGATGCGCGAGCTGGATGCCGCGCTCGCCCGCGTGGCCACGGAATGCGACCTCCTGGTCCTGCAGGGCGCCGGGCCCAAGGGCTTTTCCGCCGGCGCCGAGGTTGCCGATCACGTGCCGGAGCGCGTGGGGGAGATGCTCGGCGCGTTCCACGGCGTCTTTCGCCGCCTGGCGCGCGTGGAATGCGTGACCATCGCCGCGGTCAGCGGCCTGTGCCTCGGCGGCGGGATGGAGCTGGCGACCTTCTGCGACTTCGTGGTGGCCACGGAAGCGGCGAAGTTCGGCCAGCCGGAGATCAAGCTGGCCTGCTACCCGCCGGTGGCCATGGTGACGTTTCCGCAGCTCTGCGGCATGCGCGCCGCGATGGACCTGATCTTCACGGGCCGCACGGTGGACGGGCGCGAGGCGCACCGCATGGGTCTGGTGACGCGCCTGGCTCCCGAAGGCGAGCTCGCAGCCAGCGTGGAGAAATTGCTCGATGAGTTGCGCGGGCTGAGCGGCACCGTGCTGCGCCTGACGCGCAAGACGCTGTGGCGCCTGCACGCCGATGTGTTCGAAAAGCAGCTCGACGAAGCCGAGCGCATCTACCTGGACGATTTGATGCAGACCAAGGACGCGCCGGAGGGCATCCGCGCATTTCTGGAAAAGCGGCCCCCGGTCTGGCAGGGACGCTGA
- the betB gene encoding betaine-aldehyde dehydrogenase has translation MATVQIKPGKLFIGGKWVDAASGKTFTTSNPATGEILTHLAEAGERDAGGAVAAARLAFESGPWLEMSASDRGRLLWKIGDLIDKYNEELGTLETLDNGKPIFESRQVDVPMVAEVFRYYAGWATKIHGETVPVKGPFLNYTLREPIGVVAAIVPWNFPLLMASWKLAPALAAGNTVVLKPAPWTSLTALRLAEIFEEAGAPAGVLNVVTGSTRDLGRALVKHPGVDKIAFTGSTATGQEIMRESATSVKRVTLELGGKSPNIVFADADLDAAVRGATIGIFYGKGEVCAAGSRLFVEKKIKDEFMQKLVDRVKKMQPGDPLDPKTRFGALVSQEQMDKVLGYIAKGQAEGARLVAGGERAAVGGKGLFVQPTVFDGVSNTMTIAREEIFGPVLAAIEFGDVDEAVRAANDNPYGLAAAVWTRDVAKAHRVARRLQAGTVWINTYNNYDPAAAFGGYKMSGYGRELSVHALEHYTELKSVWVNLA, from the coding sequence ATGGCGACGGTGCAGATTAAGCCCGGCAAATTGTTCATCGGTGGCAAATGGGTGGATGCCGCGTCGGGGAAGACGTTTACGACGAGCAATCCGGCGACGGGCGAAATCCTGACGCACCTGGCCGAGGCCGGCGAACGCGACGCCGGCGGCGCGGTGGCCGCCGCGCGCCTGGCCTTCGAATCCGGGCCGTGGCTGGAGATGAGCGCTTCCGACCGCGGGCGCCTGCTGTGGAAGATCGGCGACCTGATCGACAAGTACAACGAAGAGCTGGGCACGCTGGAGACGCTGGACAACGGCAAGCCCATCTTCGAATCGCGCCAGGTGGACGTGCCCATGGTGGCGGAAGTCTTCCGCTATTACGCGGGCTGGGCGACCAAGATTCACGGGGAGACGGTGCCGGTGAAGGGGCCGTTCCTGAACTACACGCTGCGCGAGCCGATCGGGGTGGTGGCGGCGATCGTGCCCTGGAATTTTCCGCTGCTGATGGCTTCCTGGAAGCTGGCTCCGGCGCTGGCCGCGGGGAACACCGTGGTGCTGAAGCCTGCGCCGTGGACTTCGCTGACGGCGCTGCGCTTGGCGGAGATCTTCGAGGAAGCGGGCGCCCCGGCGGGCGTGCTGAACGTGGTGACCGGCTCGACGCGCGACCTGGGCCGCGCCCTGGTGAAGCATCCTGGCGTGGACAAAATCGCCTTCACCGGCTCGACGGCGACGGGGCAGGAGATCATGCGCGAGTCGGCCACATCGGTGAAGCGCGTGACGCTGGAGCTGGGCGGAAAGTCGCCCAACATCGTCTTCGCCGACGCGGATCTGGACGCCGCGGTGCGGGGCGCGACCATCGGCATCTTCTATGGCAAGGGCGAGGTCTGCGCCGCGGGCTCGCGGCTCTTCGTCGAGAAAAAAATCAAAGATGAGTTCATGCAGAAGCTCGTGGACCGCGTGAAGAAGATGCAGCCCGGAGATCCCCTGGACCCCAAGACGCGCTTCGGTGCGCTGGTGAGCCAGGAGCAGATGGACAAGGTGCTCGGCTATATCGCCAAGGGCCAGGCCGAGGGCGCGCGGCTGGTGGCGGGCGGCGAACGCGCCGCCGTCGGCGGCAAGGGCCTGTTTGTGCAGCCCACGGTCTTCGACGGCGTGAGCAATACGATGACCATTGCCCGCGAGGAGATCTTCGGGCCGGTCCTGGCGGCCATCGAATTCGGGGACGTGGACGAGGCCGTCCGCGCCGCCAACGACAATCCCTATGGCCTGGCCGCGGCGGTGTGGACCCGCGACGTGGCCAAGGCCCACCGGGTAGCCCGCCGCCTGCAGGCCGGCACGGTGTGGATCAACACCTACAACAATTACGATCCTGCGGCGGCTTTTGGCGGGTACAAGATGAGCGGCTACGGGCGCGAGCTGTCCGTGCATGCGCTTGAGCACTACACGGAATTGAAGAGTGTGTGGGTGAATCTGGCTTAA
- a CDS encoding FAD binding domain-containing protein, with amino-acid sequence MSLPTLRVVRPKAVDEAVRILAQHGPQAMILAGGTDILPNLQMRLYAPQVLVGLKEISGLRGVRTVKDGALHIGALTTLSELLAEPVVRQKYPVLASAAATVAGPLQRNMATLGGNLCLETRCRWYNQSYFWRQSLGGCLKKEGTVCHVAPGGNRCWAVWSGDTAPALLALDAEIEIAGPAGERRIPLESFYRNDGMDRIALRPGEILTAVLLPAAKAGWRGVYNKLRLRNSIDYPLAGVAVAMNVDGGGICRDVRVAISAVNPAPLLVHQAGESLIGRKYSQELIERVAHAAIQRGKPLTTSGSTPVYRREMLQLYTRRALEEVWDGRTHSMDGND; translated from the coding sequence ATGAGCCTTCCCACGTTGCGCGTAGTTCGGCCAAAGGCCGTGGACGAGGCGGTGCGCATTCTGGCGCAGCACGGCCCGCAAGCGATGATTCTTGCAGGCGGCACGGACATCCTGCCGAATCTGCAGATGCGGCTGTATGCGCCACAGGTGCTGGTAGGGCTGAAGGAGATTTCCGGGCTGCGCGGCGTCCGCACGGTGAAGGATGGCGCACTGCACATCGGCGCGCTGACCACCTTGAGCGAGTTGCTGGCGGAGCCGGTGGTGCGGCAGAAATATCCGGTCCTGGCCAGCGCCGCGGCCACCGTGGCCGGCCCGCTGCAGCGCAACATGGCCACCCTGGGCGGCAACCTGTGCCTGGAGACGCGCTGCCGCTGGTACAACCAGTCGTACTTCTGGCGGCAGTCGCTGGGCGGCTGCCTGAAGAAAGAGGGCACGGTGTGCCACGTCGCGCCCGGCGGCAACCGCTGCTGGGCGGTCTGGTCGGGGGACACGGCGCCGGCGCTACTGGCGCTGGATGCGGAGATCGAGATCGCCGGTCCGGCAGGCGAGCGGCGCATCCCGCTGGAGTCGTTCTACCGCAACGACGGAATGGACCGGATCGCGCTGCGGCCGGGCGAGATCCTGACGGCGGTGCTTTTGCCTGCGGCCAAGGCGGGCTGGCGCGGCGTCTACAACAAGCTGCGCCTGCGCAATTCCATCGATTACCCGCTGGCAGGCGTGGCCGTGGCCATGAACGTGGACGGCGGCGGCATCTGCCGCGACGTGCGCGTGGCCATTTCCGCGGTGAATCCAGCGCCGCTGCTGGTGCACCAGGCCGGCGAATCGCTCATCGGCAGGAAATATTCGCAGGAGCTGATTGAGCGCGTGGCGCACGCCGCGATCCAGAGAGGCAAGCCGCTCACCACCTCGGGCTCCACGCCCGTCTACCGCCGCGAGATGCTGCAGCTGTACACGCGCCGCGCTCTGGAAGAAGTGTGGGACGGGCGCACGCACTCTATGGACGGGAACGACTGA
- a CDS encoding rhodanese has protein sequence MDDLQITPKEVQERLERGEKLVLVDVREQWEYDLCRIAGAKLIPLKTLPANAGALEEAEEVICYCHHGIRSLDAAAWLRGQGIAGAKSLAGGIERWSREVDASVPRY, from the coding sequence ATGGACGATCTGCAGATTACACCCAAGGAAGTGCAGGAGCGGCTGGAGCGCGGGGAGAAGTTGGTGCTGGTGGATGTGCGCGAGCAGTGGGAATACGATCTCTGCCGGATCGCGGGCGCGAAGCTGATCCCGCTGAAGACGCTGCCGGCGAACGCCGGCGCACTGGAGGAGGCGGAGGAAGTGATCTGCTACTGCCACCACGGAATACGCAGCCTGGATGCAGCGGCGTGGCTGCGGGGGCAGGGGATTGCCGGAGCCAAATCGCTGGCGGGCGGGATCGAACGGTGGTCCCGCGAAGTGGATGCCAGCGTGCCGCGGTATTGA
- a CDS encoding enoyl-CoA hydratase/isomerase family protein, translating to MATSQAAGTKELVHYRVEEGVAILELDDAPANTYSYEMMQQLDAAILRARMDESAHVIVLRGAGDKFFCAGASIAMLTTVGPEFKYYFCLHANETLSRLEQTPKLVIAALNGHTVGGGLEVALACDIRIARKGGGKIGLPEVNLGVLPGTGGTQRLCRLLGNARAMELMVTGRTLGFDEALALGLVHYVYEGGTFWQDVLTYARQFCPPNKASRAVGRIKRAVVTGSEMGFGEALGFERELQQLLFTSEDAREGLAAYVEKRPPRFKGK from the coding sequence ATGGCTACTTCGCAGGCGGCCGGAACAAAAGAGCTGGTGCACTACCGGGTGGAAGAGGGCGTAGCCATCCTGGAGCTGGACGATGCGCCGGCGAATACCTACAGCTACGAGATGATGCAGCAGCTGGACGCGGCCATTTTGCGGGCGCGCATGGACGAAAGTGCGCACGTGATCGTGCTGCGCGGCGCGGGCGATAAGTTCTTCTGCGCCGGCGCGAGCATTGCCATGCTCACCACGGTCGGGCCGGAGTTCAAGTACTACTTTTGCCTGCACGCCAACGAGACCCTCAGTCGTCTGGAGCAGACGCCCAAGCTGGTGATCGCCGCGCTCAACGGCCACACCGTGGGCGGCGGGCTCGAGGTGGCGCTGGCCTGCGACATCCGCATCGCGAGGAAGGGCGGCGGAAAGATCGGCCTGCCGGAAGTGAATTTGGGCGTGCTGCCCGGGACCGGCGGAACGCAGCGCCTGTGCCGCCTGCTGGGTAATGCTCGGGCGATGGAGTTGATGGTGACGGGGCGCACGTTGGGCTTCGACGAAGCGCTGGCCCTGGGGCTGGTGCACTACGTCTATGAGGGCGGGACGTTCTGGCAGGATGTGCTGACCTATGCCCGCCAGTTCTGCCCCCCGAACAAGGCTTCGCGCGCGGTGGGGCGCATCAAGCGCGCGGTGGTAACCGGCTCGGAGATGGGCTTCGGCGAGGCCCTGGGCTTCGAGCGCGAACTGCAGCAGTTGCTCTTCACCAGCGAAGACGCCAGGGAAGGTCTCGCGGCTTACGTCGAGAAGCGGCCGCCGCGGTTCAAAGGGAAGTGA
- a CDS encoding enoyl-CoA hydratase/isomerase family protein, protein MSNAGQPAAGGPIVLAEQHDGIATLVLNRADRLNALNNELATALNEALGRVAADDSVRVVVLTGAGRAFCAGGDLSLIRAGREKNDPGQLEPLLRAGMQAVLRMRTMAKPVIAAINGAAAGAGMNIALAADIRIAAEEASFGQNFAKVGLFPDYGGTYFLPQLVGPSRAAEMFYTGDMFSAQTALQLGVVNRVVPASQLEAEARALAQKIAQGPPVAIRAVKKVLFGAERAALEAALEREVQQQLSCFLSEDCSEGMRAFFEKRAPNFQGR, encoded by the coding sequence ATGAGTAACGCAGGACAACCGGCGGCGGGTGGACCGATAGTTTTGGCGGAGCAGCACGACGGCATCGCCACGCTGGTGCTGAACCGCGCCGACCGCCTGAACGCCCTGAATAACGAGTTGGCCACGGCGCTCAACGAGGCGCTGGGCCGCGTGGCCGCGGACGATTCCGTCCGCGTAGTTGTGCTGACCGGCGCGGGCCGGGCGTTCTGCGCCGGGGGCGACCTCAGCCTGATTCGCGCGGGGCGCGAGAAGAACGATCCCGGGCAGCTCGAGCCGCTGCTGCGCGCGGGCATGCAGGCGGTGCTGCGCATGCGCACGATGGCCAAGCCGGTCATCGCGGCCATCAACGGCGCGGCGGCCGGCGCGGGGATGAATATCGCTCTGGCGGCGGACATCCGCATCGCCGCGGAAGAAGCCAGCTTCGGGCAGAACTTCGCCAAGGTCGGGCTGTTCCCGGACTATGGCGGAACGTATTTTCTGCCGCAGCTGGTGGGGCCATCGCGCGCCGCGGAGATGTTCTACACCGGCGACATGTTCAGCGCGCAGACCGCGTTGCAGCTCGGGGTAGTCAACCGCGTGGTTCCGGCGAGCCAGCTCGAAGCCGAAGCCAGGGCCCTGGCGCAGAAGATCGCGCAGGGACCGCCCGTGGCCATCCGTGCGGTGAAGAAAGTGCTCTTCGGCGCGGAGCGCGCGGCGCTGGAGGCCGCGCTGGAGAGGGAAGTGCAGCAGCAGCTCTCCTGCTTTCTTTCCGAGGATTGCAGCGAGGGCATGCGCGCTTTCTTCGAAAAGCGCGCTCCAAACTTTCAGGGGCGTTGA
- a CDS encoding (2Fe-2S)-binding protein encodes MHRELIHLTVNGERYEVAVPPQKLLLDVLREDLGLTGAKRGCDDSSCGACTVLVDGLPVLACTAIASCHQEAQITTVEGLAAGGELTPVQVAYGEAGGSQCGFCTPGFMMTIHALLAQNPNPTDAEIREALSSNLCRCTGYMQIYEAIRLAMKRAPQPAEARS; translated from the coding sequence ATGCATCGGGAACTGATCCATCTCACGGTAAACGGCGAACGTTACGAAGTGGCGGTGCCGCCGCAGAAGTTGCTGCTGGACGTGCTGCGCGAAGACCTGGGGCTGACCGGGGCCAAGCGCGGCTGCGACGATTCGAGTTGCGGCGCGTGTACGGTGCTGGTGGACGGCCTGCCGGTGCTGGCGTGCACGGCGATCGCCTCCTGTCATCAGGAGGCGCAGATCACCACGGTCGAGGGACTGGCCGCGGGTGGCGAACTGACGCCGGTGCAGGTGGCGTACGGGGAAGCGGGCGGCTCGCAGTGCGGCTTCTGCACGCCGGGCTTCATGATGACGATTCACGCGCTGTTGGCGCAGAACCCCAATCCCACCGATGCGGAGATCCGCGAGGCGCTCTCCTCGAACCTTTGCCGCTGTACGGGCTACATGCAGATTTACGAAGCGATCCGGCTGGCGATGAAGCGCGCGCCGCAGCCGGCGGAAGCGAGGAGCTGA
- a CDS encoding 3-hydroxyacyl-CoA dehydrogenase: MDVKSIAVIGAGTMGRGIAYAAALGGYRTILEDMMPESLEQGMAWIRKAFDEGVARGKVEAAVRDAALQRIETVRSVEDACREADMLIEAVPEEMELKLELFTLFDKFARPRAILASNTSGLSITEMAAMTFRPELCVGMHFFNPVPKMKLLELVRALETSEETIAACREVGRRMGKEVVVVRESPGFITSRVNALIGNEAFAMLETGIASAEDIDKALKLGLNHPMGPFELGDLVGLDVRLGVLENLHKTLGDKYRPNPLLRQYVSAGRLGRKAGRGVFDYSEAKPGEKKG; encoded by the coding sequence ATGGACGTGAAGAGCATTGCCGTGATCGGTGCAGGAACGATGGGGAGGGGAATCGCCTACGCCGCGGCGCTGGGCGGCTACCGCACCATTCTCGAAGACATGATGCCGGAGTCGCTCGAACAGGGCATGGCGTGGATCCGCAAGGCCTTCGACGAAGGCGTCGCTCGCGGCAAGGTCGAAGCCGCGGTGCGTGACGCGGCGCTCCAGCGCATCGAGACCGTGCGCTCCGTGGAAGACGCCTGCCGCGAAGCCGACATGCTCATCGAGGCCGTGCCCGAGGAGATGGAGTTGAAGCTCGAGCTCTTCACCCTCTTCGACAAGTTCGCCAGGCCCCGCGCCATCCTCGCCAGCAATACCTCCGGCCTTTCCATCACCGAGATGGCGGCCATGACCTTCCGCCCCGAGCTCTGCGTGGGCATGCATTTCTTCAATCCCGTGCCCAAGATGAAGCTGCTGGAACTGGTGCGCGCACTGGAAACTTCGGAGGAGACCATCGCCGCGTGCCGCGAGGTGGGGCGGCGCATGGGCAAAGAGGTGGTCGTGGTGCGCGAGTCGCCGGGCTTCATCACCAGCCGCGTGAACGCACTGATCGGCAACGAGGCCTTCGCCATGCTCGAAACGGGCATCGCCTCCGCCGAGGACATCGACAAGGCGCTCAAACTGGGGCTGAACCATCCCATGGGGCCGTTCGAGCTGGGGGACCTGGTGGGCCTGGATGTCCGCCTGGGCGTTCTCGAGAATCTGCACAAAACGCTCGGCGATAAATACCGCCCCAATCCGCTGCTGCGCCAGTACGTGAGCGCCGGACGCCTGGGGCGCAAGGCCGGACGCGGGGTCTTTGACTATTCGGAGGCCAAGCCGGGCGAGAAAAAGGGATAA